A window of the Janthinobacterium agaricidamnosum NBRC 102515 = DSM 9628 genome harbors these coding sequences:
- a CDS encoding enoyl ACP reductase FabMG family protein translates to MTEITSLRDIPQNNIFRKGDTFVLFGELFGRGYVNGLLDEARKAGMNIIGMTVGRRDENLALRPLNAEELAEAEANLGGRIINVPLMAGFDLDAPAGEPTPTALLADMTLKSWQEDKLDWAQIERCRTAGVARFSASVAKAMAELDSLIADGSNVYFAHTMAGGIPKVKVFLAIANRIYKGRGERFMSSRALLDSDLGKLILMNFDEVTANTFGHLIEGSAAIRARLEKTGGQVRYSAYGYHGTEILIDDQYQWQTYSNYTQGLAKMRLENIAKAAWDKGIQASVFNCPEIRTNSSDIFVGVELSLFPLLNALKKEGGAAWAQQQWDACQALLEDGVSLQDLLDKIAAYNGDATSVVFRNFAAWPMDNTPELADVMIGTSEDITKLHKDRKALITDHLSSLVLEGTGPLMFHEMSKPAAPVIWLNHDIISRQLNSVHR, encoded by the coding sequence ATGACCGAAATCACGTCCTTAAGAGACATTCCGCAAAACAACATCTTCCGCAAGGGCGATACCTTTGTGCTGTTTGGCGAGCTGTTCGGCCGCGGCTACGTCAATGGCTTGCTGGACGAAGCACGCAAGGCGGGCATGAACATCATCGGCATGACCGTCGGCCGGCGCGATGAAAACCTGGCGCTGCGTCCATTGAATGCGGAAGAACTGGCCGAAGCCGAAGCCAACCTGGGCGGCCGTATCATCAACGTGCCGCTGATGGCCGGTTTCGACCTCGACGCGCCGGCCGGTGAACCGACCCCGACCGCGCTGCTGGCCGACATGACGCTGAAAAGCTGGCAAGAAGACAAACTCGACTGGGCCCAGATCGAGCGTTGCCGCACTGCCGGCGTGGCGCGCTTCAGCGCGTCGGTGGCCAAGGCCATGGCCGAGCTCGACAGCTTGATCGCCGACGGCAGCAATGTGTATTTTGCCCACACCATGGCGGGCGGCATTCCGAAAGTCAAAGTGTTCCTGGCGATCGCCAACCGTATCTACAAAGGCCGCGGCGAACGCTTCATGTCGTCGCGCGCACTGCTCGACAGCGACCTGGGCAAGCTGATCCTGATGAATTTCGACGAAGTGACCGCCAACACCTTCGGCCATTTGATCGAAGGCAGCGCGGCGATCCGCGCCCGCCTCGAAAAAACCGGCGGCCAGGTGCGTTACAGCGCCTATGGCTACCACGGCACCGAAATCCTGATCGACGATCAATACCAGTGGCAAACCTATAGCAACTATACCCAGGGCCTGGCCAAGATGCGCCTGGAAAACATCGCCAAGGCGGCATGGGACAAAGGCATCCAGGCCAGCGTGTTCAATTGCCCGGAAATCCGCACCAATTCGTCGGACATCTTCGTCGGCGTGGAACTGTCGCTGTTCCCGCTGCTCAATGCGCTGAAAAAAGAAGGCGGCGCGGCATGGGCCCAGCAGCAATGGGATGCGTGCCAGGCCTTGCTGGAAGACGGTGTGTCGCTGCAAGACTTGCTGGACAAGATCGCCGCCTACAACGGCGACGCCACCAGCGTGGTATTCCGCAACTTCGCGGCCTGGCCGATGGACAATACGCCGGAACTGGCCGACGTCATGATCGGCACCTCGGAAGACATCACCAAGCTGCACAAGGACCGCAAGGCCTTGATCACCGACCATCTGAGCTCGCTGGTACTGGAAGGCACCGGCCCGCTGATGTTCCATGAAATGTCGAAACCGGCCGCGCCGGTAATCTGGCTCAACCACGACATCATTTCGCGCCAGCTGAACTCGGTGCACCGCTAA
- a CDS encoding DNA polymerase II yields MDQLQQGFILTRHWRDTPAGTEVDFWLATENGPRHLRLPMQPSVAFIPAEQRERAEAVLQDDRRIELRPLSLQDFRHRPVLGLYCQQYRHLLKQEKLLRQHGVDVYEADIRPQERYLMERFITAPVRFGGQPGPGGKGPLLEGQLKPAPGYRPRLKLLSLDIETTAHGELYSIALEGCGQRQVYMLGPPNGNHEQARDFELEYCDNRPLMLERLNQWLERHDPDAIIGWNLVQFDLRVLREHAERYHIPLRLGRDGSAMEWREHGGKQQHFFAAAAGRLIIDGIEALKSATWNFPSFSLENVAQTLLGEGKSIDNPYQRMAEIDRRFAEDKPALARYNLKDCELVTRIFAKTELLTFLLERASVTGLATDRSGGSVAAFEHLYLPLMHRQGYVAPNLGDISGENSPGGFVMDSQSGLYDSVLVLDYKSLYPSIIRTFLIDPVGLVAGTRDGAQDTVPGFRGAQFSRDQHCLPAIVKQVWQGREVAKREHNQPLSQALKIIMNAFYGVLGSSGCRFFDPRLASSITLRGHEIMHRTRELIEAQGYQVIYGDTDSTFVWLKHAHTDDKAAVIGRALVAHVNQWWDRHLREEFGLDNALELEFETHYRRFLMPTIRGSELGSKKRYAGLAGKPDGSEEMIYKGLETVRSDWTPLAQQFQQALYQRIFKREAYREYVRDYVSRTTRGEFDSLLVYRKRLRRPLEDYQRNVPPHVRAARSADEYNRQQGRPLQYQNGGWISYVITVAGPEPLETQRSAIDYEHYLTRQLQPVADAILPFLGDDFATLISGQQQLF; encoded by the coding sequence GTGGATCAACTACAACAGGGTTTTATCTTGACGCGGCACTGGCGCGATACGCCGGCCGGCACCGAAGTCGACTTTTGGCTGGCGACCGAAAACGGCCCGCGCCATCTGCGCCTGCCGATGCAGCCGTCGGTCGCCTTCATTCCGGCCGAGCAGCGCGAACGGGCCGAAGCCGTGCTGCAAGACGACCGCCGTATCGAACTGCGCCCGCTGTCGCTGCAGGATTTCCGCCATCGCCCGGTGCTGGGCCTGTATTGCCAGCAATACCGCCATTTGCTGAAACAGGAAAAGCTGTTGCGGCAACATGGCGTCGATGTCTATGAAGCCGATATCCGGCCGCAAGAGCGCTATCTGATGGAGCGTTTCATCACGGCGCCGGTCCGGTTCGGCGGCCAGCCTGGCCCCGGTGGCAAGGGGCCGCTGCTGGAAGGCCAGCTGAAACCGGCGCCAGGCTACCGGCCGCGCTTGAAACTGCTGTCGCTCGATATCGAGACCACCGCCCACGGCGAGCTGTATTCGATCGCGCTGGAAGGCTGCGGCCAGCGCCAGGTGTATATGCTGGGCCCGCCAAACGGCAACCACGAGCAGGCGCGCGATTTCGAGCTGGAATATTGCGACAACCGCCCGTTGATGCTGGAACGGCTGAACCAGTGGCTGGAACGGCACGATCCGGACGCCATCATCGGCTGGAACCTGGTGCAGTTCGATTTGCGCGTATTGCGCGAGCATGCCGAGCGCTACCATATTCCGCTGCGCCTGGGACGCGACGGCAGCGCGATGGAATGGCGCGAACACGGCGGCAAGCAGCAGCATTTCTTTGCGGCGGCGGCCGGCCGGCTGATCATCGACGGCATCGAGGCATTGAAATCGGCGACCTGGAATTTCCCGTCGTTCAGCCTGGAAAATGTGGCGCAAACCCTGCTTGGCGAGGGCAAGTCGATCGATAATCCCTACCAGCGCATGGCCGAAATCGACCGCCGCTTCGCCGAAGACAAGCCGGCGCTGGCGCGCTACAACCTGAAGGATTGCGAGCTGGTGACGCGCATCTTCGCCAAGACCGAGCTATTGACCTTCTTGCTGGAACGGGCCAGCGTGACCGGCCTGGCGACCGACCGCAGCGGCGGTTCCGTCGCCGCGTTCGAACATTTGTACTTGCCGCTGATGCACCGCCAGGGCTATGTGGCGCCCAACCTGGGCGATATTTCCGGCGAAAACAGTCCCGGCGGCTTTGTGATGGATTCGCAATCGGGGCTGTACGATTCGGTGCTGGTGCTCGATTACAAAAGCCTGTATCCGTCGATCATCCGCACCTTTTTGATCGATCCGGTCGGGCTGGTGGCCGGCACCCGCGACGGTGCGCAAGATACCGTGCCGGGTTTTCGCGGCGCGCAATTCTCGCGCGACCAACACTGCCTGCCAGCCATCGTCAAGCAAGTCTGGCAAGGCCGCGAAGTGGCCAAGCGCGAACATAACCAGCCGCTGTCGCAGGCATTAAAAATCATCATGAACGCGTTTTACGGCGTGCTCGGTTCCAGCGGCTGCCGTTTCTTCGATCCGCGCCTGGCGTCGTCGATCACGTTGCGCGGCCATGAAATCATGCACCGCACCCGCGAACTGATCGAGGCGCAAGGCTATCAAGTGATTTACGGCGATACCGACTCCACCTTCGTCTGGCTGAAACACGCGCATACCGATGACAAGGCGGCCGTCATCGGCCGCGCGCTGGTGGCCCACGTCAACCAGTGGTGGGATCGCCACCTGCGCGAGGAATTCGGCCTCGACAATGCGCTGGAACTGGAATTCGAAACCCATTACCGGCGCTTCCTGATGCCGACCATACGGGGGTCCGAACTGGGCAGTAAAAAGCGCTATGCCGGCCTGGCAGGCAAGCCGGACGGCAGCGAAGAAATGATTTACAAGGGCCTGGAAACGGTGCGCAGCGACTGGACGCCGCTGGCCCAGCAATTCCAGCAAGCGCTGTACCAGCGCATTTTCAAGCGCGAAGCGTACCGCGAGTATGTGCGCGACTACGTCAGCCGCACCACCCGCGGCGAGTTCGACAGTTTGCTGGTGTACCGCAAGCGGCTGCGCCGGCCACTCGAAGATTACCAGCGCAACGTGCCGCCGCACGTGCGCGCGGCGCGCAGCGCCGACGAATACAACCGGCAGCAAGGACGGCCGCTGCAATACCAGAACGGCGGCTGGATCAGCTATGTGATCACGGTGGCCGGACCGGAACCGCTGGAAACCCAGCGCTCGGCTATCGACTATGAACATTATCTGACGCGCCAGCTGCAACCGGTGGCGGACGCGATACTGCCGTTCCTCGGCGACGACTTTGCGACGCTGATCAGCGGCCAGCAACAGTTATTTTAA
- a CDS encoding beta-1,3-glucanase family protein, with the protein MGATPWRYNLTDDQPDNFIKPDFDDSQWPTTGIPHSPNESTMFTNWESGGGAGFMLGRVWYRKHLTIDKKYIGRKILVEFEGSHTGVQVYINGQFIKGASDLNPKATHVIGFLPFVVDLTPYLKFDGSDVLAVKTASNGDFFSNPDFAGGYRFGQGDTGLFRPVYMYITDPVHIPQNVYPTLKTWGTYVSTRSANSDSAEIHVETNILNESAVAKSVTLTTQILDKDGKIVAHSETTRTLAPNAGPGLQVNKYEQELTVDHPTLWYPNNVPDHGPYMYRVFHIVSIDGAIVDATESPLGIRIITWNNDTPIINGVAVKFWGASGRYDYPALGTAVPEEQQWRDLQLLAAAGGNLYRPGHSSSSQEFVAAADALGVMIMQPSGDGEDGFDQNCYPGDADSCPANVRYKHALKTELHREMVYRDRNNPSILAWEANNGIMNPTLAQNLKDISNGLEQVPAKDDLPAVLARPQSSRDAKHPENGDFLSCTRQSCEINLKRDHPDIPTWNAESWGGGGFRGGYDYEIKFVAEYLKDWSEGVAAKAFGLAQWYLADTPGETGAHADGSDPKLVRGIADSMLDQNRLPKLMYYAYQASWTPFEVKPVVALANSWNRSGQVRVNVFSNCPAVRLKVNGEQQGDILVPNPIDSKVTDISQDTTQLPFQAHWDGVQWKEGTVTAECLPNVDKFAQPVAIDQRTTAGQPDHLELIAEQGLQRPDGSRFQVTANGSDAAFITARVVDANGIVVPTATNNITFAVSDLGNYRGGTQQRVTSADELARIGFLTASQAAEINDEKSTSPTREASIRKMISYHSPDSPELAAEAGLQRIAVRSRFKDGQVTVSASSPGLGSAQTTFQIVPVPLGTTQDAAAPVVVVQPAGQLISAGEQATFSVTASGAGPLSFKWYRDNAEIPGATGSSYVTPVTTTNDNGSSYKVYVSNSVGNVYSQAATLQVVPPVPASIATGPKALTLPVGRTAKFTVTAEGSPTLRYQWYRNDQLIAGAEQSSFTTAPVTLDDNGAQYSVTVSNALLTVTSPKALLTVVAAVKPVFTEQPSSKIAQIGQSVSFSATVTGSKPMHFVWKNNGNVVATADVNVDKDDPTGDKPSTSIFTISSVKSTDLGNYTVEVSNAGNAANEVLTSKVAALTQAPPGENLALHKFVSATSFQDKDGMPASALTDGDTLTRWSSDQKDGDTASVLLDLATPETFNHILLRWEAAYASEYKIEVSNAKDDPSSWKEIHHPAQATGGLDEFTFEPVSARYVRLTGIKRASDYGYSLFEIEVYNVPGCGPNQRYNVLDADNVLDNASGLTWQRRVYALPNQDGQAQFTQPVAQAYCQAKNMRLPTPEEALAISKYNTASCAFPGQWNTWTSKLVENDNQYAYTVGSDGLLSQSLATNAPGKVLCVSGESLVQAPVLTLQPVSQTVAAGAQAHFSAAASGSNVIYNWFRDGALVSTSSQPLYDTPLAKAGDNGSKYQVKARNVSGEVSSQIVTLSVVGAVDPGNGNNGNNGNNGNNQAPAPVITSAPASQTVALGDAAQFTVKANGSGTLAYQWYRDGQPLTGATSDSYTIPAVTLDDNGATFTVTVTTSAGGKASTQPATLLVQDGAPADDVNLALNKTVLTSAPVENENFGKASNAVDGDPATRWASDLHNETSWITIDLGSPQAVTKVELDWENAYGKRYLIQVSQDDKAYRTVYTQNTGRGGNEVLSFPTETVRYVRMQGVQRNTDYGYSLFEFKVFGPKLAIVDQPKTQTAVVGQVAHFAVKASITDGVSYQWFKGNQQVQVTSDPAYQTPALTLADSGALYSVVVTQGEHSASSTKALLTVLPNANTRANLALNKPVTSSGAENDGFAVDRNAVDGNTDSRWSSNFDDNAWIAVDLGAPVPVSQVVLNWERAYGSRYLIQTSLDGQQWNQAAKQDDGKGGIEQLSFATTTARFVRMQGVQRSSQYGYSLYEFEVYGSGDVQVPPPPPPPPTPTLPVISGQPGNVSVLVGQTAHFAVSVTGGTAPFSYQWYKRGQLIDGAVSATYDTPAAVASDDGATFSVVVSVKGLTDTVKSKEATLTVNAGGGNGDYTIYPGFVGVDLQNNTGGAWRDDQVYIAVIARNPANGHFSYLKPDGTIVEAQLTDNDAPGHLTKNGQNYSNYFFTLAQSKTLKLPKLDSGRIFVSMGSPLFIKILADGNQQVGFAGPNVLNPTDPNTDVYFDWYEFSYNDNGLWTNTTQVDQFGLPLLQDVYGSNRTFHQQTGITESRASLFDAYRKEMPAEYLVGEQSGFRILAPAKTTFDEGQVNGHYFDAYVDQIWDYYRTTSLTVRIGGQKFVGRVNGGDQFVFNEVDANTGAVIGTDTYVVARKPTTQEIFEGKGVLASGNDHEKQIEAQLCAAFNRHVAGDAANWAQPAAFYGAAPSNAYANFFHKHSVGGKAYGFAYDDVSDESSTVQAPKPEHMVLGIGW; encoded by the coding sequence TTGGGCGCCACGCCGTGGCGTTACAACCTGACCGACGACCAGCCTGACAATTTTATCAAGCCGGACTTCGATGACTCCCAATGGCCCACCACCGGCATTCCGCATTCGCCGAATGAGTCGACCATGTTCACCAACTGGGAATCGGGCGGCGGCGCCGGCTTCATGCTGGGCCGTGTCTGGTACCGCAAGCATTTGACTATCGACAAGAAGTATATCGGCCGCAAGATACTGGTCGAGTTCGAAGGTTCGCATACCGGCGTGCAGGTGTATATCAATGGCCAGTTCATCAAGGGCGCCAGCGACCTGAATCCGAAGGCGACCCATGTGATCGGCTTCCTGCCGTTCGTGGTCGACTTGACGCCGTACCTGAAGTTCGACGGTAGCGACGTGCTCGCGGTCAAGACCGCCTCCAACGGCGATTTCTTCTCCAACCCTGATTTTGCCGGCGGTTACCGCTTCGGCCAGGGCGACACCGGTCTGTTCCGTCCGGTGTATATGTACATCACCGATCCGGTGCACATTCCGCAAAACGTTTATCCGACCTTGAAGACCTGGGGCACGTATGTGTCGACCCGTTCGGCCAACAGTGACTCGGCCGAGATTCACGTCGAAACCAATATCCTCAATGAAAGCGCGGTCGCGAAGAGCGTCACGCTGACCACGCAGATCCTGGATAAGGACGGCAAGATCGTTGCCCACTCGGAAACGACCAGGACGCTGGCGCCGAACGCTGGTCCTGGTTTGCAAGTCAATAAATACGAGCAAGAATTGACGGTCGATCATCCGACCTTGTGGTATCCGAACAATGTACCGGATCACGGTCCTTATATGTACCGCGTATTCCATATTGTCAGCATCGATGGCGCGATCGTCGACGCCACCGAAAGCCCGCTGGGCATCCGCATCATTACCTGGAACAACGATACGCCGATCATCAATGGCGTGGCGGTCAAATTCTGGGGCGCCTCGGGCCGCTACGACTACCCTGCACTGGGTACCGCGGTACCGGAAGAGCAGCAATGGCGCGACCTGCAATTGCTGGCCGCGGCCGGCGGTAACCTGTACCGTCCAGGCCATTCCTCGTCGAGCCAGGAATTCGTGGCCGCGGCCGATGCGCTGGGCGTCATGATCATGCAGCCTAGCGGCGACGGCGAAGATGGCTTCGACCAGAATTGCTACCCTGGCGACGCCGATTCGTGCCCGGCCAATGTGCGTTACAAACACGCGCTGAAAACCGAATTGCACCGCGAAATGGTGTACCGCGACCGTAACAATCCGTCGATCCTGGCATGGGAAGCCAATAACGGCATCATGAACCCGACGCTGGCGCAAAACCTGAAGGATATCAGCAACGGCTTGGAGCAAGTGCCGGCCAAGGACGATCTGCCGGCCGTATTGGCGCGTCCGCAAAGCAGCCGCGACGCCAAGCATCCTGAAAACGGCGACTTCCTCAGCTGCACCCGTCAAAGCTGCGAAATCAACCTGAAGCGCGACCATCCGGACATTCCAACCTGGAATGCCGAATCGTGGGGCGGCGGCGGTTTCCGTGGCGGTTACGACTATGAAATCAAATTCGTCGCCGAGTATCTGAAGGACTGGAGCGAAGGCGTGGCAGCCAAGGCCTTCGGCCTGGCCCAATGGTACCTCGCCGATACGCCGGGTGAAACCGGCGCGCATGCCGACGGCAGCGATCCGAAGCTGGTGCGCGGTATCGCCGATTCGATGCTGGACCAGAACCGTTTGCCGAAGCTGATGTATTACGCCTATCAGGCTTCGTGGACGCCGTTCGAAGTGAAACCGGTGGTCGCCCTGGCCAATAGCTGGAACCGCAGCGGCCAGGTGCGTGTCAACGTATTCAGCAACTGCCCGGCGGTGCGCCTGAAAGTCAACGGCGAGCAGCAAGGCGATATCCTGGTGCCGAACCCGATCGACTCGAAAGTCACCGACATCAGCCAGGACACCACCCAATTGCCGTTCCAGGCCCATTGGGATGGCGTGCAATGGAAAGAGGGCACCGTGACGGCGGAATGCCTGCCGAACGTCGACAAGTTCGCCCAGCCGGTCGCGATCGACCAGCGCACCACCGCCGGCCAGCCGGACCATCTGGAACTGATCGCCGAGCAAGGCTTGCAGCGTCCTGACGGCAGCCGCTTCCAGGTGACCGCCAACGGCAGCGACGCCGCTTTCATCACCGCCCGCGTGGTCGATGCCAACGGTATCGTGGTGCCAACCGCGACCAACAACATCACGTTCGCGGTCAGCGACCTTGGCAATTATCGCGGCGGCACGCAACAGCGCGTGACCTCGGCGGATGAACTGGCGCGCATCGGTTTCCTGACCGCGTCGCAAGCGGCCGAGATCAACGATGAAAAATCGACTTCGCCGACCCGCGAAGCGTCGATCCGCAAGATGATCAGCTACCACTCGCCAGACTCGCCTGAACTGGCGGCCGAAGCCGGCCTGCAACGCATCGCCGTGCGCAGCCGCTTCAAGGATGGTCAAGTGACGGTCAGCGCATCGTCGCCAGGCCTGGGCAGCGCCCAGACTACCTTCCAGATCGTGCCTGTACCGCTCGGCACGACCCAGGATGCGGCCGCGCCGGTCGTGGTGGTGCAACCTGCCGGTCAATTGATCAGCGCCGGAGAGCAAGCCACCTTCTCGGTCACCGCATCGGGCGCCGGCCCGCTGTCGTTCAAGTGGTATCGCGACAACGCCGAAATTCCTGGCGCCACCGGCAGCAGCTATGTCACGCCGGTCACCACGACCAATGACAATGGCAGCAGCTATAAAGTGTATGTGTCGAACAGCGTGGGCAATGTCTACTCGCAAGCGGCGACGCTGCAAGTAGTGCCGCCGGTGCCGGCATCGATCGCCACCGGTCCTAAAGCGTTGACCTTGCCGGTCGGCCGTACCGCCAAGTTTACGGTGACGGCTGAAGGCTCGCCGACGCTGCGTTATCAGTGGTACCGCAACGACCAGCTGATCGCCGGCGCGGAACAGAGCAGTTTCACCACTGCCCCTGTGACGCTCGACGATAACGGCGCGCAATACAGCGTGACGGTCAGTAACGCCTTGCTCACAGTCACTTCGCCGAAAGCCTTGCTGACGGTGGTGGCGGCGGTCAAGCCGGTATTTACCGAACAGCCAAGCAGCAAGATTGCGCAGATCGGCCAGTCGGTCAGCTTCAGCGCCACGGTAACCGGTTCCAAGCCGATGCATTTCGTCTGGAAAAATAACGGCAACGTGGTGGCGACGGCCGATGTCAATGTCGACAAGGATGACCCGACCGGCGACAAGCCGTCGACCAGCATCTTTACCATCAGCTCGGTGAAAAGCACCGACCTGGGCAACTACACGGTCGAGGTATCGAACGCGGGCAATGCCGCCAACGAAGTCCTGACCAGCAAAGTGGCCGCCTTGACGCAAGCTCCTCCGGGTGAAAATCTGGCGTTGCACAAGTTTGTCAGCGCGACCAGCTTCCAGGACAAGGATGGCATGCCTGCCTCGGCGCTGACCGATGGCGACACGCTGACCCGTTGGAGTTCCGATCAGAAAGATGGCGATACGGCCAGCGTGCTGCTCGACCTGGCGACCCCGGAAACCTTCAACCACATCCTGTTGCGCTGGGAAGCGGCATATGCCTCCGAGTACAAGATCGAAGTGTCGAACGCCAAGGACGACCCTAGCTCGTGGAAAGAGATTCATCACCCGGCCCAAGCCACTGGCGGCCTGGACGAGTTCACCTTCGAACCTGTCTCGGCGCGTTATGTGCGCCTGACCGGCATCAAGCGCGCCAGCGATTATGGTTATTCGCTGTTTGAAATCGAAGTCTACAATGTGCCTGGTTGCGGTCCGAACCAGCGCTACAACGTGCTCGACGCCGACAATGTGCTCGACAACGCCAGCGGCCTGACATGGCAGCGGCGGGTCTATGCGCTGCCGAACCAGGATGGACAAGCGCAATTTACCCAGCCTGTCGCGCAAGCGTATTGCCAGGCAAAAAACATGCGTTTGCCGACACCGGAAGAAGCATTGGCGATCAGCAAGTACAACACGGCAAGCTGCGCCTTCCCGGGCCAATGGAATACCTGGACCTCGAAACTGGTTGAAAACGACAACCAGTACGCGTACACCGTCGGTTCGGATGGCTTGCTGAGCCAAAGCCTGGCCACCAACGCGCCAGGCAAGGTATTGTGCGTCAGCGGCGAAAGTCTGGTGCAGGCGCCGGTATTGACCTTGCAACCCGTAAGCCAGACTGTTGCGGCAGGCGCGCAAGCGCACTTCTCGGCAGCGGCAAGCGGCAGCAATGTGATCTACAACTGGTTCCGCGATGGCGCCCTGGTGTCGACCAGCTCGCAGCCGCTCTACGATACCCCGCTCGCCAAGGCTGGCGACAATGGTTCGAAATACCAGGTCAAGGCCAGAAACGTCAGCGGCGAAGTCAGCAGCCAGATCGTCACCCTGTCGGTAGTCGGCGCGGTTGATCCGGGCAATGGCAACAACGGCAACAACGGTAACAATGGCAATAACCAGGCGCCTGCGCCTGTCATTACCAGCGCACCTGCCAGCCAGACGGTGGCACTGGGCGATGCCGCGCAGTTCACGGTCAAGGCGAACGGCAGCGGTACCCTGGCGTATCAATGGTATCGCGACGGCCAGCCATTGACCGGCGCCACCAGCGACAGCTACACCATTCCCGCGGTCACGCTGGATGACAATGGCGCCACCTTCACGGTGACCGTCACCACCAGTGCCGGCGGCAAGGCCAGCACCCAGCCTGCCACCTTGCTGGTGCAAGATGGCGCGCCGGCCGACGATGTCAACCTAGCGCTGAACAAGACCGTATTGACCAGTGCACCGGTCGAGAACGAGAACTTCGGCAAGGCGTCCAACGCTGTCGATGGCGATCCTGCGACCCGCTGGGCGTCGGACTTGCACAACGAGACTTCCTGGATCACGATCGACCTGGGTTCGCCGCAAGCGGTGACCAAGGTGGAACTGGACTGGGAAAACGCCTACGGCAAGCGCTACCTGATCCAGGTTTCGCAAGACGACAAGGCGTACCGCACCGTGTACACGCAAAATACCGGCCGTGGCGGCAATGAAGTGCTGTCCTTCCCGACCGAAACCGTGCGTTATGTGCGCATGCAAGGCGTACAACGCAACACCGACTACGGCTACTCGCTGTTCGAGTTCAAGGTGTTCGGTCCGAAGCTGGCGATTGTCGACCAGCCGAAGACCCAGACCGCGGTGGTTGGCCAGGTGGCCCACTTCGCTGTCAAGGCCAGCATTACCGACGGCGTGTCTTACCAGTGGTTCAAGGGGAATCAGCAAGTGCAGGTCACCAGCGATCCGGCGTATCAAACGCCGGCGTTGACCTTGGCTGACAGCGGCGCGTTGTACAGCGTCGTGGTGACCCAGGGCGAGCACTCGGCCAGCAGCACCAAGGCGTTGCTGACGGTGTTGCCGAACGCAAACACCCGTGCCAACCTGGCCCTGAACAAGCCGGTCACCAGCAGCGGCGCCGAAAACGACGGTTTTGCAGTGGACCGCAATGCGGTCGACGGCAATACCGACTCGCGCTGGTCGTCGAACTTTGACGACAATGCGTGGATCGCGGTCGACCTCGGCGCACCGGTGCCAGTGTCGCAAGTCGTGTTGAACTGGGAACGTGCATACGGCAGCCGCTATCTGATCCAGACCTCGCTTGACGGTCAGCAATGGAATCAGGCAGCCAAGCAGGACGACGGCAAGGGCGGCATCGAACAGCTGTCGTTCGCTACCACCACCGCACGTTTTGTCCGCATGCAAGGCGTACAACGTTCGTCGCAATACGGCTACTCGCTGTACGAGTTCGAAGTCTACGGTTCGGGCGACGTGCAAGTGCCGCCACCACCACCGCCGCCGCCAACGCCAACCCTGCCCGTGATCAGCGGACAGCCAGGCAACGTCAGCGTACTGGTGGGCCAGACCGCGCATTTTGCGGTCAGCGTCACGGGCGGCACGGCGCCGTTCAGCTATCAGTGGTACAAGCGCGGCCAGTTGATCGACGGTGCGGTTTCCGCCACCTACGATACGCCAGCCGCCGTGGCATCTGATGATGGCGCGACGTTCAGCGTGGTCGTGTCGGTCAAGGGCTTGACGGACACCGTGAAATCGAAAGAAGCCACGTTGACGGTCAATGCCGGCGGCGGCAATGGCGATTACACGATCTACCCGGGTTTCGTCGGCGTGGATCTGCAAAACAATACCGGCGGCGCATGGCGCGACGACCAGGTCTATATTGCCGTGATCGCCCGCAATCCTGCCAACGGCCATTTCTCGTATCTGAAACCGGATGGCACCATTGTCGAAGCGCAATTGACCGACAACGATGCTCCTGGCCATTTGACCAAGAACGGCCAGAACTACAGCAACTACTTCTTCACCTTGGCCCAGAGCAAAACGCTGAAATTGCCGAAGCTCGATTCAGGCCGTATTTTCGTGTCGATGGGTAGCCCGCTGTTCATCAAGATCCTCGCGGATGGCAATCAGCAAGTTGGTTTTGCCGGGCCGAATGTGTTGAACCCGACCGACCCGAATACCGACGTGTATTTCGATTGGTACGAGTTCAGCTACAACGACAACGGCTTGTGGACCAATACCACCCAGGTCGACCAGTTTGGTCTGCCGCTGCTGCAGGATGTGTACGGTTCCAACCGTACCTTCCATCAGCAAACCGGTATTACCGAAAGCCGCGCCTCGCTGTTTGATGCGTATCGCAAGGAAATGCCAGCCGAGTATCTGGTTGGCGAACAGTCCGGCTTCCGCATTTTGGCGCCGGCCAAGACCACCTTCGACGAAGGCCAGGTCAATGGCCATTACTTTGACGCGTATGTCGATCAAATCTGGGATTACTACCGTACCACCTCGTTGACGGTGCGTATCGGTGGCCAGAAATTTGTCGGCCGCGTCAATGGCGGCGACCAGTTTGTGTTTAACGAAGTCGACGCCAACACTGGCGCCGTCATCGGTACCGACACGTACGTGGTGGCTCGCAAACCAACCACCCAGGAAATCTTTGAAGGTAAAGGCGTCCTGGCCAGCGGCAACGATCACGAGAAGCAGATCGAAGCACAGCTGTGCGCGGCGTTCAATCGTCACGTGGCGGGCGATGCTGCGAATTGGGCTCAACCGGCCGCCTTCTACGGCGCCGCACCGTCCAATGCGTATGCGAACTTCTTCCACAAGCACAGCGTCGGCGGCAAGGCTTATGGCTTCGCTTACGACGACGTGTCCGACGAAAGTTCGACGGTACAAGCACCAAAACCAGAACACATGGTGCTGGGTATCGGTTGGTAA